The genomic stretch AATAAAAATTAAATTTTAAGGTGCTATTTTTTAATGTTGAAAGAAATGATTCTTTCAACATTTTATTTTAATAATCATGTTTTTTAAGTATCTTTTTAATTTGGATGATTTATGGATTATTTTAAATTGTTTAATTTACCCCAAAAATATACAATTAATAAATTTTTGCTTACTGAAAATTTTTATAAATTACAATTGAAATTTCATCCTGATTTATTTACGAATAACTCTCGAGATGAAAAAAAAATAGCTTTAAAAAAGTCAATAGAAATAAATAGAGGATATCAAATTTTAAAAGATTCTTTAAGCAGAGCGATTTATTTACTTTCCCTAAATGGTTTAAAAATTAGCAAGGAAAAATTTTCTGCTCATGATCAGATTTTTTTAAAAAAGTATTTTTTTTTACATGAAGAATTAGATTATTTAATAAAGCATGATGACAAAAAAGTTAAATTAGATATTTTATTTGAGAAAGTTAAAAAAAAGATACAAAATTATGAAGAAAAAATTGAAGTTGAATTCAATAAAAAAAATTGGAATCAAGTAATCAAACTAATAGCAGGACTTTTATTTTTTAAAAAAATACAGGATCGCTTTAAAAAATAAAAGTAACTTATTCGAATTAAGAATTAGGATTTTTTAAATGGTTTTTTTTAAAGATAAAATTAAACAGAAATTAGTTTTAGGTGTTGATTTTGGAACTACTTATTCTCTTTTATCTAGTATAAATAAAAATGATGTTATTTTATTAAGAGATGATAAAGATCGTTATCTTTTGCCATCTATTGTTCATTATAAAAAAAATAAAATTTTAGTTGGTTGGAAAGCTGAAGAAAAATTAGTTGAAGATTCATTAAATACTATTACTTCAGTAAAACGTTTAATTGGTCGTTCTTTTGACTTTGTGAAAAGAGAATTTCCGATATTACCATATGTTATAGAAGAAAATAAAAAAGATGGAGGTATTTTATTTCATACAGATGGTGGAATTTTTAGTCCAATAGATGTTGTTGCTACAATATTAAAATTTTTAAAAGAAAAAGCATGTAGTTTTTTTAATCGTGAAATTGGTAAAACAGTAATTACTGTTCCTGCATACTTTAATAATATTCAAAGAGAATCGATAAAAAAAGCTGCCAATTTAGCCAAAATTAATTTAATTAGATTATTAAATGAACCAACATCTGCTGCCCTTGCGTATGGTTTGCAATTACATAAAAATGGAATTATTGTTGTTTATGATTTAGGAGGAGGTACTTTTGATATTTCTGTTCTGAAATTAAATAAGGGAATATTTGAAGTTTTAGCAACAGGTGGTGATTCTAATTTAGGTGGAGATGATTTTGATATTTGTTTATCTAGCTATATTTATAAAAAAGCAAAATTATCAAATATATGCAATAATATTTTTCAATCTTTACTTCTTAAAAAGGCAAGAGAGATTAAATTAAAATTAACTCAAAATGAAAAAGTAAAAATAAATTTTTTTGATTGGCATGGAGAGATTTCTCGTGATGAATTTAATTTAATTATTAAAAATTTAGTAAAGAAAACACTATTAATTTGTTCTAATATTCTTAAAGAAATTGAGATTAAGGTAGAAGATGTTAAAGAAATTATTATGGTGGGTGGATCAACACGTGTTCCTATTATTTTTACAGAAGTAAAAAATTTTTTTAAAAAATCGCCATTAATTTCTATAAATCCAGATCAAGTCGTTGCAATAGGTGCGGCAATACAATCAAATATGCTTGTTCAAAATAATTATTATAAAAGAACAGTTTTATTAGATGTCATACCACTCTCATTGGGTATTGAAGTCATGGGTGGTTTTGTAGAAAAAATTATTTTACGTAATACTTCTATACCTATTTCGAAAACAAAAGAATTCACGACTGCCAAAGATAATCAAACCGCCATTGTTATTCATATATTACAAGGAGAAAGAGAACTAGTAAAAGATTGTATTTCGCTTTCAAAATTTGTTTTAAAAAACATTACTCCTAAGAAAGCCGGTATGGTTCGTATTTTAGTTACATTTGAAATAAATGCTGATGGTTTAATTAATGTAAAAGCATTAGAAAAATCTAGTTCTATCGAGAAAACTATTCGAATTAATAATACTTTTTTTTTACAAGACAAAAAAGTCGATAAATTAGTTCATGAATCTAAAATTTATGGTAAAAAAGATTATTATTTAAGAGTTAAACAGGAAAAAAAGAGTGAATCGAAACGTATTTTAAAACTTTTAAGTGATGCTTTATATGAAGATGGAAATTTAATTAGTTTAGAAGAATTGAAAAAAATAAAAGAGAATCAAAGTAAATTAGAAGAATCGATAAATAAAGATGATTTTTTTGCTATGAAATTAAATTTAAAAAAATTAGAGAAAGTTTGCGAAAATTTTTTTTCATTAAGAATTAAAAAAACTATTGATAGTTGTTTAGTTAAAAACTTATTAGATGAGAGTAAGTAATGCCAAAAATTTTCTTTTTACCCCATAGAATTTTACTACCAGAAGGTGGTTGTTTTAAATGTCAAAAGGGTGATACCATTTTAAATGTTGCATTAAAAAATAAAATTAAATTAGAACATGCTTGTGAGAAATCTTGTGCTTGTAGTACTTGTCACTGTATTATAAGACAGGGTTTTCTTTCTCTTTCAGGATGGTCTGAAAAAGAAGAAGATGTATTAGATAAGGCATGGGGTCTTGAACCAACTAGTCGATTAAGTTGTCAAGCGATTGTAGGAGATGTTGATATTCAAGTAGAAATACCCTTTTATAATAATAATCATTCAATAAAAGATTAATTATTTTTTTAAAATATATGGATTAGTACTTTCCTTAAACTCTATCTTTATTGAAGTTCCGTTTGTTTTTAGTTCTTTATTAAAAAAGTTTTTTAAATATTTTTTATATGATAGGGATAAATCTTTTACTTGATTTCCATGTATAATAATTTTCACTGGATTAGAGCTGCCTAAATGTGCGTATTTTAATTTTATTCGTCTTC from Buchnera aphidicola (Hyalopterus amygdali) encodes the following:
- the fdx gene encoding ISC system 2Fe-2S type ferredoxin, which produces MPKIFFLPHRILLPEGGCFKCQKGDTILNVALKNKIKLEHACEKSCACSTCHCIIRQGFLSLSGWSEKEEDVLDKAWGLEPTSRLSCQAIVGDVDIQVEIPFYNNNHSIKD
- the hscA gene encoding Fe-S protein assembly chaperone HscA is translated as MVFFKDKIKQKLVLGVDFGTTYSLLSSINKNDVILLRDDKDRYLLPSIVHYKKNKILVGWKAEEKLVEDSLNTITSVKRLIGRSFDFVKREFPILPYVIEENKKDGGILFHTDGGIFSPIDVVATILKFLKEKACSFFNREIGKTVITVPAYFNNIQRESIKKAANLAKINLIRLLNEPTSAALAYGLQLHKNGIIVVYDLGGGTFDISVLKLNKGIFEVLATGGDSNLGGDDFDICLSSYIYKKAKLSNICNNIFQSLLLKKAREIKLKLTQNEKVKINFFDWHGEISRDEFNLIIKNLVKKTLLICSNILKEIEIKVEDVKEIIMVGGSTRVPIIFTEVKNFFKKSPLISINPDQVVAIGAAIQSNMLVQNNYYKRTVLLDVIPLSLGIEVMGGFVEKIILRNTSIPISKTKEFTTAKDNQTAIVIHILQGERELVKDCISLSKFVLKNITPKKAGMVRILVTFEINADGLINVKALEKSSSIEKTIRINNTFFLQDKKVDKLVHESKIYGKKDYYLRVKQEKKSESKRILKLLSDALYEDGNLISLEELKKIKENQSKLEESINKDDFFAMKLNLKKLEKVCENFFSLRIKKTIDSCLVKNLLDESK
- the hscB gene encoding Fe-S protein assembly co-chaperone HscB yields the protein MDYFKLFNLPQKYTINKFLLTENFYKLQLKFHPDLFTNNSRDEKKIALKKSIEINRGYQILKDSLSRAIYLLSLNGLKISKEKFSAHDQIFLKKYFFLHEELDYLIKHDDKKVKLDILFEKVKKKIQNYEEKIEVEFNKKNWNQVIKLIAGLLFFKKIQDRFKK